The window catttttacattttttttgttttcctcttCTTGCTCACAACAATCTAAAATTGTTAATCTatactaggggtgggcactttacccgatatccgaagtggcatccgaacccgatccgaaaatcccgaaccgaaatccgaaccgaagtagcaaaatacccgaatggGTATTGAATaaagagagattggatatccgaacccgaacggataatacccgaacccgaatggatatccgaagataaccgaacatatgtataattaaccttatatttctagtttatatctctcattttataaaaaatatttatattgatactacatatactttaagttcatatgatatacatacaattacggaaaaaatgatttgctactcacttaaaatgcatgtcaagttttttatttcaaaaataagcaaaaagttacatccaaaattaaaaaaataactaaagtaatgcctttttagttttaaaatgttatgtccaaatatattaaccattcaatctattaaaaataaaaaaattagttaactgaaagttctatttttaaatacaacaaacttgagaaatgaaaattttaattttttttttcaaaatctaaatatccgaacccgatccgaaataaccgaatccgaactaaaaatacccgaacccgacccgaagtacataaatacccgaacgggttctagacctctataccgaaatacccaaaaatctgaaatacccgatccgaacccgaacgggtacccgaacgcccacccctaatctatactattaaagcaggatcctattgtcataattaccttagcctgtcttttccttcactaacattgcatgttttattaagggcaattaagtaatattaataacaaatctatattgagtcattatttttggatccagcccacatcaaatctctcttgggccatttagacctattaaaaaatcagatttcaattatcatttttttttcctttgggccattgtccaagttcaaataattgtttttcaactattcttaattattattttttcttttcttaatataatttaagcattcataaaaataattgaatttttttattgaaaaatataaatctttattaaaagtatataattttttaattaaaatattaaccccatgaTAAAAtcaatttatcagagttataccaacttaattcattaaacaaataaagtttaatttttaaacataaatagtcatttaaaatgaaatacgataaataaagataaaatttttaagtcttttataaaataaaacacaaatatatgaaaatgtgacatttactaaatatttgtcaattgaaaaaaaaacaaaaataaacccgcgctttgaaagcgcgggtcaaaatctagttatcaATTAAATTCTAAGCATTATTTCCTACCATTTTCCAGATTTACCCCATGTATATTTCCTTACTGAATATAAACCTCAAATTAAACTCGAAATTAAAGGGGAAATTCGTCAGCCACCTTAAAGAATTTATTGCAAAAACTAGTGGTAATGCTTAATTgtttacttaaaaaaaattaaaattgtctATTATTATCCATGATGTATAATTATTATAGAAAGGATCGAGACTACTAGTTTTTATGCCATAAGATTCGGTGTTCTTTCTTCCAATATTCATCATGGCTTCCCCAGAGACTTCATTGCTCCCTATTGATATAATAGAAGAAATATTCTGTAGGATTCCAATAGAATATTTGACACAATTCAAATTAACCTACTGCAAACAATGGCATGGTCTCTTGAAGGACAAGAGATTCATCTACAAGTACCTGGATCTTGTCCAAGAAAGATTCATAAGAATCGACCATACGGTTCAGATCATCAATCCTTTACAAGGAGCTCGCTCATCTTCACCAATACCAGAAGAATTTCAAAATATCTCCGAGATTTCAACCACCGTTCATTGCGATGGATTATTAGTATGTAGATGCAAtgaaacaagaacaagaagatgCAAACTCGCGGTTTGGAACCCGTTCTTGAAACATATCAAATGGATCAAACCATTGAGTTTTTACTCGGTTAATGATTTCTACGGTATCGGATACAACAATGTATCACGTGATGAATACAAAATTCTAAGGATCTTCGAAGGTGAGCTTGAAGATGACGAGATAGCAGTGATTGGACCTTGTGAGCCAGTGATTCAGATATATGACTTCAAAACCAATGCATGGAGAATAATTGTTGATGTTGCTACTTTGGATTGGTCTATTGATCCACCATGCAAAGGAGTTTCCATAAAAGGAAACATGTATTGGGTCGCACATTGGAACAAGAAACCCGAACTTTTCATCCTATGTTTTAATTTCTCGACAGAAACATTCAAAGTCGTATGCAATGTTCCGTTCCAATGCAGTGTGTTAGATACAGCGTCGTTGTCGAGTTTTAGGGGAGATAGACTTTCTTTGTTGCATCAACGTGAAGAAACAACGAAGATTGAAGTGTGGGTCACAAACACATTGAATGGTGATGATGTTGTCTCGTGGGAAAAGTACTTAAACGTGACTAATCCTGACCTTCCGACGTTACATACCGATCATGATCTCGCTCATCCTAGTTACTTTGTTGACAAGAATGATAACATAATTGTGTGGTGCGAGGAGGTGATGGGAGATGACGCAGATGATTATGTTTGCGTAAGCGTTTGCGAGATTAGTAAAGATGGGATTGCTAGGAAAGTAGTTGAGACAGGTCGATGTAATTTGGGTAACTACGATAGGCCTTTTGTATGTGGACATGTGTACCTTCCAAGTCTGGTTCCAGTTCCAGAATAAAACTTGTGTGTTGTTTAACTTGTTTTAAGATATTTTATGTTCTACACTTTGTATTATTTAGTCCTGAGATTTTGGAGTTCTGTGGCTGtgttaatataaattttgtatttttacaaatttgagGATCTAAAATTTTTTTAGGGAAATTTTTTTACTTGTATGTAAttcttttcaaaaaatgttttgagtCAATTCAAGAAATCATTAGTACAACATTGTAACTAAAAGTCATTACccattacaaaacaaaaagcattatcttaaaatataatccAAGATAACAAATAAGTTTATAGAGTTGAAGTTACCGATGGGTTTAGATAATCAAATCAAAACCTTCTTTTCAATCTATCTCTTCTGTCTCTTATTGCCACCACCAGCTTTGCCTCCACGAAACCCGCCTTTGAAATCATTAGTCGTCTCCGCAGTATTCTGCTTGCTCAAACCCTTCCTACCACCATGACCAAACTTAGAATCCCTAAACTCCCTCTTCTTATTACCCATCCTCGAAGCAGCCTTCCCTTTCCCTCCCGACCGATCACCAGGAGACACACCCGGTCTCTTCTTACCACCACCACCTCTCTGAAAACTCTTCCCATTCCTAAACTCAAGATCAAGCTCCCCCGCCCCACCACCTTTCTCGCTAAACCCGCTCTGCTGCCTCTGCTTCCTCCACTTCTTCACCGACTCAATCTCATCCTTCTTCTGCTTGGCCCTCTCCTTCATCTTCTGAGACTGCACTTCCTTCGCCATCTTCTTGTTATCCCTCGCTTTCCTCCTCTCCTCCGCCTCCTCCATCTGCTTCTTCTCGTACAGAAGCTTGGACTTCACCTTCTCCATGTGCGTGTCCGACTTCACCATCTCCGCGTAGTAATCCGCGGGTCTTAAGAAAGGCAGCCCCATCTCCTGGAGCTTCGAGAAAGCTTGCCTCGTCCCTTCGAGGGCTTGAGTGTAGAAAGCCATCTCTCTGGCGAGGTCGTCGTTGACGTCGACGGCTTGTGGGCCCTGATCGATCTCGACGGTGAGTTTATGAGTCCAGTCGACGTCTTCAGGCCAGCTTATGTCTTGGAGTTTGTCGAGAAGCCCGTCTCTGTTGTAGACAGCAGTCTTTGTCGGCTCGGCTAGCTTCTCAGTGATCTCGTTGTCTGAATCTGAAAGTGATTCTGCTTCGGAGTCGGATGCTGCTTCGTCTACGTTAATCATGTTCATCTCATCGTCTTCCACATAATCATCATCGAGTGACATCTGCTCAagattttataagaaaaacaaatcatGTCCGAATCGAGACAGGAACATATAGATTCAAATGTaatgttacaacttacaacagATACTATGGTTTCTATGACATTGAAGCAACAACTCAATAAACTAGTTCGGTTACCATGAAATTGAAATAAAGCTATCGAGGAATAGAAGAAAACTTACGGTTAATTAAGAAACCAGACGAAGAAGAAGTTTGCTTGAGAAGGGTTTTAGAGAGACGGAGACCGAGAGTGAACGACGGCgcaataaagaagaagaagaagaagaagcagactTTTAGAAGTAAGGGTTTGGCTTCGTAAGCCCTTTTCTTTCATGCTTttcttctaaaattttattttacgaTTAATTAAATTACCGacataaataaatgtatttaaaaACTTCCACACCTAAGTCTCATGTTCGAATCTAAAACTATGCAATTTTTTGCAGATTGTATATTATAGGAAGTCCATATTTTAATTTCCGAAAAAAGCGTAAACATTCTCATAAGACATAATATGATATCTAGAAAGATATCCGGAAGGCACAAATTCAGATCGTATTAAATCCACCTTGGTGCTTAGTTAATAAATATAGCGCAAggccgatttttttttttaaaatatgaaattgcatgtataaataaaatacacGTTGGTTATGATCCATATTCTAAAAATCGTCCACCTAGCCGACGTGGAAGTTATTTCTATTCGGTTGAATCAATTGTTGGAACGCAAAAATAGATATAGAATACTCGAAAAATTGGCCGAGTAATAAGCAAAACCGTGTAACTGATTAATCGGTTTAAATCTATCTTATCCCAATTTCACAATTACATATCTATTTGCTTAGTCCAAAATGCAGTCAGTCATAAACCAATTAACCTTAATAACTAATGGCATTCTCTCAACCAAGAAAGAACTACTGTTATATTTTATGCTCAAAATCaaaacaacatatttttgtgtcACTTTGagtgaattatatatatttttgtattctGCATTAGATGTAAATAGAGAGAagaacaattatattttataaactaatttggtgtttattttacaaatgtatgaatttaaaaaatgttactctatacactatatatattagaCAAAATACATTATCGAGTAGTTCGGGTAGATACACCCATAGAAAATGGTGTCTTTCACGCTCCGTTGCAGCTTCCATTCTCATATGTTGACTCTGTGCCTACATGATCACCACGTTGGCCCGAACACATTAACAAATCTTATGCCAGTTTGTCAAAATCTTTTTAACGAACTCATCAACGCATGAGAAGATTGGTCTCTCTCACGTTCCAAAGCAAAGCATCGGCTATAAGACCCCTAAATGCAAAAGcttaagaaacaaaaacatattaAGTGATGAAGTCGTTGATTTGTCTCTCTCTCATCCTCCTCCCCTTGTTCTCGGTCGTGGAAGGCCAAGGTATCGGTAGCCCAACGCGGAAGGAGGTTGATGAGGAAGTCGTTGTGCTGGCCTTGTTTGCAGTCTCGGAGCATAATAGGCAGTCGAAGGCGAATCTTGTGTACATAAATGTCATCCAGGAAACCATGCAAGTTGTCCACGGCTTATTGTACCGACTTATCATTTCGGCGGAAAATGACAGCCGCGCCGCCAAAAATTACGAAGCCGTTGTATGGGAAAAGCCACAGGGCCAGGGCCACCACTCCAATGTCCTTGTGTCCTTCAAAGAGTGTAGATCTGTGGCTTTTGTAAATCGACTAAAGATGTATGAATGTACGCCAATGAGTTAAGATTTTGACATTACATTGTTGTTGGTGTAATGTTTTTTGAGACGCTATTCAAAACTTAACATCCATTGATTTGCTTCATCCAACactacaaaacaatgttgtTTTCACTTCATTTCAGTAAAAaggtaagaaaaaaaacatgccTTGAGACATAACAAGGTGTATAAGAATTTAACATTCCACAGAAACAAAACTTTTTTGAGCCATTAACTCCAAACTCCTAAACTCTACGCAACAGGTAACGGACTCTGTGACTTGGTCATCATCACTTTGGATTGAACCAAACTCTGAATCTTGAGTTTTGCTTCTCCCATACCTTTCTTCTCCAGCTCCTCCACCAGCATCTTACAAGTGCTATCTCTAGGAACCATTCCTTTCCGCATCGCCTCCTCAAAGAACAAGCAAGCTACTTCAACTTTCCCACTCATACACAACCCTCTAATCAGAAGAATATACGTAGCCACATCGATACTAACATCGTTTCTCACCATGTGATGCAACAAGACTCCAAGcagcttcatcttcttcttctggcaACACATCTTCAGCAACGGAGCATAAGTCTCAATGTTTGGACTACATGATCCCTCCTCCTCTTCCATCCTTTTTAGCAAACGTAGAGCCATCTCATCTCGCGAGTGATGAACCGCAGAGGAAATCGTCGTATTGTACACCAAAACATCAATAAgtatgataatcaataagtaaTTCATAGACAAGAACACAATTACTGCTAATTTTATGGgagattcttcttctccgtttatttttgttatcttcCTCTTCATGttgtatctctatctatattttttacatcagttgtgattcaactaacaaaaagaaaTGACTCTGTTTATCCAGGAATTGATCGTCCCTTTCGaaaaaggtaattttttttttataaagttaaatcacttatcaagaatataatataagatatgtatgctaatcaagtgtaatttatttattgtgcgtgatcctcttcggtacgtctgagagccaaaggtaatctcaaagctttttaaaaattttgaaactcattgacgttgtcctatcaattatataatttgttatcttttggggattgtttacatctttaaatatttttgttagaattatctcttttctgactcaaggcttagagaaggaaaccgtaaatcatatctgctgttacaatgaaaccaatgataataaatctcatgtaattcaaatctctcttttatatttcatggctgatttttttattggggttgtaaaatatttgttttttctcaattatatttttctgatgttttaagattagtgttaAATGTGATCATTTTCAAAACGTtctaatatattctttgttcatatgaacatagtataaatatcaatatgtaacatcaaatctttcatattaacaatatacatgtaacataagtattatatagtagtaaatataatatcaatttaatattaatgttaatgtCTACACATGCGTGCGGACGGTCCACCAGGTGTGACTGGTAACCATCATAAGAACAATATTAACGGATATGAAAGGAATGAACAGGAATAAAAGTTTAGGAATGATGGTTCCTTGTCAAAATTAATGAGGAATAGATTTGTTCTATAATTCTCTACGAACAAAGGAATGAAGgggaatgaaaaggaaaatcAATTCCTTATGAATGGTAAAACATTTAAGGAATATTAAGGAACATAGTGTTCCTCCTCGTTCCCTTGGTCACCAATCACACCTAGTATTTTATTATTCAGTAATATCCGAATACATGGTTCCAAAGTAATAAACTTGGGCAAGTAGAAAAAATACACCAATCTTGTAAAGCAATATCTGCACATGTAATCTGTAGAAACTCTCGAAGCAGATGTTGACTCCGTGCCTACATGTTCTCCACGTTGGCCCGAACACATTAACAAAATCTTATGCCAGATTGTTAAAATCTTTATAACAACTCATCACCGCATGAGAAGATTAGTCACTCTCACGTTCCAAAGCAAAGCATCGGCTATATATAAAACCCATAAAAGGTAAAAGcttaagaaaccaaaaaaaagaagtgatgAAGTCGTTGATTTGTCTCTCTCTCATCCTCCTCCCTTTGTTCTCAGTCGTGGAAGGCCAACTTATTGGTGGCCAGGTGCAGATCAGGGTTGATGAGGACGACGTCGTTGTGGTGGCCAAGTTTGCAGTCTCTGAGCATAACAGACAGTCGAAGGCGAATCTTGTGTACGTGAATGTCGTCAATGGAACCTACCAAATTGCCGTAGGCACAGTGTACCGTCTTATCATTTCGGCGAAAGATGGCAGCCATGCGGCCAAAAATTACGAGGCCGCTGTGTGGGAAAAGCTGGACGGGTCCAAGATCCTTCTGTCCTTCAAAGAGTGTAAATCTCTGGATTTATGTAAAACGATTTATGGAGTATGAATGTAAGTGAAGATTTTGACATTACATTGTTGGTTTGTGTAATGTTTCTGAAATACGAATAATGAGAGACACGTTACTAATTGTAAAGGTAACTCTTTTTGAGTATATATTTCTCGCTATCCAGAATTGCCTTCTTCACCAAGAAATTGAAATTAGGACTAGGGTTTCACTGGGGAAAGCCGTTATCTAAACCATCATCAAAAGCTAGCATTGCTGCCTGGAGGAGTCATATCTAAATTCGATCTCTTGGAGATGGGTTTGATAATTTTCCTAGTATAAAAATATGCAGAGGCTAGAGATATAAGTAgtaggaaaaataaaataaagaaaatgggCACTCCTCAAGAGTGAAACAATAGGGGAGGCTGGGCCTTTTTTGATGAAAGTTGCCTTGGTAGTTATAGGATGTGAACGTTCCATGTTTTCTCAGATAATATCCAAAACTTAACATCCATTGATTTGCTTCATCCAACACTACAAAAACAATGTTGGTTTTTTACTTCATTTCAGTAAAcagtatgaaaaaaaaacatgcctTGAGACCTAACAAGGTATATATGAATTTAACATTCCACAGAAACAAAACTTTTGAGAGCCACTAACTCCAAACTCCCTAAACTCTACGCAACAGGTAAATAACTTTGCGACTTGGTCATCACTTTGGATTGAACCAAACTCTGAATCTTGAGTTTTGCTTCTCCCATACCTTTCTTCTCCAGCTCCTCCACCAGCATCTTACAAGTGCTATCTCTAGGAACCATTCCTTTCCGCATCGCCTCCTCAAAGAACAAGCAAGCCACTTCAACTTTCCCGCTCATACACAACCCTCTTATCAGAAGAATATACGTCGCCACATCGATACTAACATCGTTTCTCACCATGTGACGCAACAAAGCTCCAAGcagcttcatcttcttcttctggcaACACATCTTCAGCAACGGAGCATAAGTCTCAACGTTCGGACTACATGATCCCtccccctcttcctcttccatcCTTTTAAGCAAACGTAGAGCCATCTCATCTCGCGAGTGATGAACCGCAGCGGAGATCATCGTATTGTACACCAAAACATCACGAGAAACTCCTTGTTTCGTCATATCCTCGAATATCTCCACCGAATCATTAAACCTACCGGTCTTAGACAAAATATGTATCAACGAGCTATAAAACTTAGCATCAGGAACACACCCGTCTTCTTTCATCTTCTCATACACTCCCAAAGCTTCAGCTACTTGTCTAGCCTTACCCAAAGAATGCATCACAATGGTATAAGTCACAACATTAGGCTTAACCCCGTTCTCTCGCATCTCCTCCAAGACCTCATTAACTCTCCTAAAATCCCCTTCTTTACAATAACCCTCCACAAAGCTAGTGTAAGTAACAACATCAGGACCAAACCCAGCAACCTTCATCACATCCATCATCGTCCTAGCGTCATCAAACCTCCTAGCTTTACAAAACCCATGAATCAAAATGTTAaacgtcctcgaatccggtttAACAGTATCAAACATCTTCAAAAACGCCTCATGAGCATGCTCTATGCTGTTCTCCTTCACAAGTGCATCCATCAAACTGTTCATAGCATTAGTATCCATCCCCACACCATACTTCCTCTCCATCTCTAGAAACGCGTCAACAGCTTCGTTATACTTCCCTGACTTGGCCAACCTCCTCATGACTTTACTCATGGTATCGAGCGTGACAAGCTCGGACATCTCATCGACTAGTGCCCACATCAAATCGAAGTTCCTGCACTTCCCCAACACGTCAACCATCGCGTTGTAAGCGTGAGGGAAATGCGTATAACCTGTTTGCGAATTTGCCCAAGTGAAAAAGGCGTAAGCTTGGTTCCACCCGTTGCTGAATCTCCTCAGAACTTGCAGTACCAGAGTCTCCGATACAACGACGTCGCATTTACTCAGGGCTTTGACGATGTCTTCGTGAGAAGCTTCCTTCTTGTTGAGAAAGTCGGAGACTTTATCGATATCTTCGATTGGTTTCTTCGCGACGTGTCCTGTTGAGGAGGCTTCTTCGCGGCCGAGCTTCTGGGTCTCGACCCAGTGAGCTAAGGAAGGGATGACGAAGTCTTCGTCGTCGGAGATTGGgtttgaagaggaagaaggttTGTTTGAGAGGAAGTCTTTGATCCAAGATGGAAGCTCCGGCGACTCGGGTGACTCCTCAGAGTTAGAGAAGGCATTGTGGGTTGCGAGAAACCGCCGTTGATAGATTCTCCGAGGTAAGGAAGATGAGAGAAGCTTACTAATACGAAGCTTCGCGAGCATTTTTGTTGTCTGATTGATTTGACTCTGTTTTGTCCGATGAAAGTTAAAACCTAAAGTTTGCTGCTTTACGCCGGGTCGGATTGTTAATGGGTACGGGTCTCGATCCAATCTCGGACgggtttaataattttatttattgaactTCAGTTTTAGTTTTTCCAGTCACCTCATGCAACTGACAAGTGACGACACATGTACAAGCCATCCTCATGGTTTCCCTTACGCATGCATTTGGGTTCGAATCGGGTTTTTTAGATTTCAGTTCTATTTTATAATACTTCTTAAGTtccattttaataaatttacaaGTAAAGATAGAATTCAAATATAACACTTCAGTTTTAAATCGATTTAAATATCTAGAGTAACTATATATCATTTAGATTCAGGTTATATCGAATTAGTTCGGATATATCctaaataaaatctgaaatttaaaagtaaaacataaaatatatatttttctttgtatataaTGGAGTATTTAACGTATTTACTTAAATTTCAAATACTTATTATTGTAAGATATCATATccaaataaatacaaaattaaatatttgaagtacatatttaagtttcaaatatttatattgtatattaatttGGACATTCAGATTGagttttttagatatttttttgggttttcggaTTTTTCGAGTTTTCGAATTACCCATTTGAGTTCGGTTAATAACAATTCGGATTTAGATATGTTTTGTAACATCCTATAACATTTATTGaggtattttttatatttcgaaTTGGATACCGAtcggatttttcggttcgaattcAGTTCAGATTTCAGGTGGATTTTATGCCCAGCCTAGTTTCCTTCTATAAAAGTAAAGAAAACCTATAATTTGCTGCTTCACGCGGGTCGGGTCGTTAATAGATACTGATCCAGGTCCAATATCAGGCGGGTTTCTCGGTTTAAATTGACGCGTATTATGAATCCCGGTCTAATTTCAGGCGTTCTTACGGTTTAATTTTAGTTACCTCACAGGTCACAGCTGACAAGTGACGTTTTAACCAACACGTGTATAAgtcatcatcatcgtcttcttctccTTAAAATCCCTAATTTCTGAGCTCCGTGGCGCGCCGTCGTACGTTCCACATCTGCAGTCAGAGAATCTAACTGCTCGCCTGGGAGACTGAGACCATGCAAAACCCACGAGCATCAGATGACTCCGGTTCTTCCGACGTCGAAGCTGAGATCAGCGACGGCCTTCCTCCGCTTGACAGATCTCACAGAGTCGTCGAAGATGAAGGTAATGCGATCAAATGGGTCTCTTATTTCTTTCCTTCTTCTCCATTTCCACCACAAAAGTTCCAatcttttattgtttttttttttttgcatcagCTTCGTTGGTGATGAGAGCAGAGATGTATCAAGCTTACATGAAGGAGCTTCCTATTCCGACAAACCGCGGTTCGGTTATTCCCTTCACAAGTTGGGTCGGTTTAAGCTTCTCAATCAAACAGCTTTATGGTCAACCTCTGCACTACCTCACGAACGTGCTGTTACAACGTTGGGATCAAGCAAGATTCGGGTCTGATTCTGAGTACCAGAGTTTGGATTTCATCATCCATCCTTGTAAAGCTGAAGCTACCGTCTGGCTCGTTGAGGAAATCCATCGTCTCACTTCTTCTCATCTTCAGATCGCTCAGCTTTGGGGATCTGATCCTATGTACCACTCGTTGGTTGATCCCATCGTTCCTGAGCTACCACGATCATGAAACAAGTTCTTGAACACCTTTTCAAGAATCTTACTTTCTAAGATTTTAAGTTTAGATAATGAAATGTGAATGCTCTTTTATCCTTATTACTACTTGTGTTTCTGTAATCAGCACAAGTCATTCCAAGAATCATCTTTTGAAGTTTCTGTAATTATCTCTTTGAACACTTACCTTTGAGTAAAGAAATGAAACCTGTTGTTGTTCTTTGTACAAATTCTCGGTTATAAACTTTTGATGCTAAATTTTGCAAATAAATGACAAACAGAGCATAAATACTCTGAGGTTCTCGACTAGTCGGATTGATGTGCCTTGCTAGCCAAATGCCATTGCAAGTTTCTCGCTGTGTCTACTAGGCATTAATCtctacttttctttttttttttttttttgaacaaaaatctCTACTATTCTTCATCTACATCCATAAGAGCATTACCAAGATCAGGTACATGGCCTAACTCACTTGCTCCTCGGCTAACATCGTTGAGCACTGCCTCTATTTGCGCATTTCAGGGTGACTCATGGGTCTAACATGCTTGCTTGCACAAAAGTGCAGATTATATTAGGAACACAATCTTACATTCAAAGTTGGAAATATTTAagtaatactccctctgtttcataatacttgatgttttgtaataatgcacaaagattaagaaaattatatttctctagaaaaatattttaaagatataattttaaattcagttaaccaattataaaaaagactgtaaaatctaattggttgaacagattccaataaaattaaagttaaccttaaaatctcaaaacttcatgtaaattgaaacaaaacaaactttctaaaacattatatatattgaaacgGATGGAGTACATAAAAGACTCGAACCAATCAAGTTAT of the Brassica rapa cultivar Chiifu-401-42 chromosome A03, CAAS_Brap_v3.01, whole genome shotgun sequence genome contains:
- the LOC103859968 gene encoding pentatricopeptide repeat-containing protein At3g22670, mitochondrial, whose protein sequence is MLAKLRISKLLSSSLPRRIYQRRFLATHNAFSNSEESPESPELPSWIKDFLSNKPSSSSNPISDDEDFVIPSLAHWVETQKLGREEASSTGHVAKKPIEDIDKVSDFLNKKEASHEDIVKALSKCDVVVSETLVLQVLRRFSNGWNQAYAFFTWANSQTGYTHFPHAYNAMVDVLGKCRNFDLMWALVDEMSELVTLDTMSKVMRRLAKSGKYNEAVDAFLEMERKYGVGMDTNAMNSLMDALVKENSIEHAHEAFLKMFDTVKPDSRTFNILIHGFCKARRFDDARTMMDVMKVAGFGPDVVTYTSFVEGYCKEGDFRRVNEVLEEMRENGVKPNVVTYTIVMHSLGKARQVAEALGVYEKMKEDGCVPDAKFYSSLIHILSKTGRFNDSVEIFEDMTKQGVSRDVLVYNTMISAAVHHSRDEMALRLLKRMEEEEGEGSCSPNVETYAPLLKMCCQKKKMKLLGALLRHMVRNDVSIDVATYILLIRGLCMSGKVEVACLFFEEAMRKGMVPRDSTCKMLVEELEKKGMGEAKLKIQSLVQSKVMTKSQSYLPVA
- the LOC103859969 gene encoding protein RDM1, with translation MQNPRASDDSGSSDVEAEISDGLPPLDRSHRVVEDEASLVMRAEMYQAYMKELPIPTNRGSVIPFTSWVGLSFSIKQLYGQPLHYLTNVLLQRWDQARFGSDSEYQSLDFIIHPCKAEATVWLVEEIHRLTSSHLQIAQLWGSDPMYHSLVDPIVPELPRS
- the LOC117132613 gene encoding cysteine proteinase inhibitor 4, which produces MKSLICLSLILLPLFSVVEGQLIGGQVQIRVDEDDVVVVAKFAVSEHNRQSKANLVYVNVVNGTYQIAVGTVYRLIISAKDGSHAAKNYEAAVWEKLDGSKILLSFKECKSLDLCKTIYGV
- the LOC103859967 gene encoding probable rRNA-processing protein EBP2 homolog produces the protein MSLDDDYVEDDEMNMINVDEAASDSEAESLSDSDNEITEKLAEPTKTAVYNRDGLLDKLQDISWPEDVDWTHKLTVEIDQGPQAVDVNDDLAREMAFYTQALEGTRQAFSKLQEMGLPFLRPADYYAEMVKSDTHMEKVKSKLLYEKKQMEEAEERRKARDNKKMAKEVQSQKMKERAKQKKDEIESVKKWRKQRQQSGFSEKGGGAGELDLEFRNGKSFQRGGGGKKRPGVSPGDRSGGKGKAASRMGNKKREFRDSKFGHGGRKGLSKQNTAETTNDFKGGFRGGKAGGGNKRQKR
- the LOC103859966 gene encoding putative F-box protein At3g22650, giving the protein MASPETSLLPIDIIEEIFCRIPIEYLTQFKLTYCKQWHGLLKDKRFIYKYLDLVQERFIRIDHTVQIINPLQGARSSSPIPEEFQNISEISTTVHCDGLLVCRCNETRTRRCKLAVWNPFLKHIKWIKPLSFYSVNDFYGIGYNNVSRDEYKILRIFEGELEDDEIAVIGPCEPVIQIYDFKTNAWRIIVDVATLDWSIDPPCKGVSIKGNMYWVAHWNKKPELFILCFNFSTETFKVVCNVPFQCSVLDTASLSSFRGDRLSLLHQREETTKIEVWVTNTLNGDDVVSWEKYLNVTNPDLPTLHTDHDLAHPSYFVDKNDNIIVWCEEVMGDDADDYVCVSVCEISKDGIARKVVETGRCNLGNYDRPFVCGHVYLPSLVPVPE